The nucleotide sequence TCACTCATATATTTTATATCAATAGCATTTTTTTGCTGGATCCTGATCTGGAGCAAAAAGATCAGAAATAACCCTGCCATTTTCCCTTTTAAAGTTTTGATGTTTTTATTTATCATCTGGGCTCTAGATTATTCCCTTTTTTCATTTGCTCAAAAACTCGAAGAGTGGATATTTCTTGAGAAGATTGCATATCTACCCTACTCATTAGTTCCAGTCTTCAGTTTTATTCTTGCCTGGCAATACACTGATCATAAGGACTTTTTTAAGAGCAAATGGGCTTTTATTCCTTTTATTATTCCTGTTTTTACCCTTTTTTTCGATTGGATACCTCAAATTCAACACATTCTCATGTATGATTTTTATATCAATACTGAAGGTCTGATGCCTTCATTAGATTATCAATATGGCATCTGGGGATTTATCCATCATACAAATGGTGCAATATTTACTGTTGGATCTTTTCTTCTACTCACAAATACCCTTATTGTTAATCCCCGGAGGCATCGGAAAGGTAATATTTGTCTCATCATCGGAATTTTTATTTTTTTATTTTGGAATCTCATTTACCTAGCGGGATTTATCCAACCATGGATCTATAATCTCCCAGTTTCCTTTCTTCTAATCAGTGTATTATTTACTCTTGCAATTTTCAGATATCATTCACTCGATTTTCTTCCAATGGCAAGAAACCTTGTCCTTGAAAAGATGGATGATCCCTATGTCATTCTCTCACCTGATGCATTGGTTCTGGATATGAATCCATCCTTTGCTCGTGTATTCAACCTAAAGCCCAGTGATTCTATCGGAGTGGATTTTAAGAATGTTTTCTCATCGTGGCCTGAAATTGTCTCAATAATTTCACACCCGGATTGGGAAAGTAAAAAGGATTACATTTTCTCTCTTGAAACCGGAGAAAAAAAGAAATCATATTCAATTAAAAAATCCATCATCTCTGAAACTGATACTGAAATACTTGGCACTGCTCTCACGTTTCATGATATCAGCGAGTTAGAATCTACAAGGGTACTGCTTGCAGAGTCGAATGAAGAGTTAAAATCTATAAATATTCAACTTCATGACGAGATTGCCGAACGAATAAAAATTGAAGAGGCATTGAAAAGGTCAGAATTATCTGTCCGGACAATTCTTGACAGCATACATGATGCAGTTTTTGTCCATGATAAAAACGGAACTATCCTTGAAGTAAATGAACAGATGCTCCATATCTATGGCATATCTGATAAGGCCGTGATAACAGAATTCTCCAACATCAAGGATTATTTAAACCCTGATCTCCCGAATGAACAGATTCATGCCTATTGGGAATCGGTTCTTTCCGGGAAGGATGAACTTATCGAAGGAATAGCAATTAGCCCGCTCAATAAAGAACCATTCGATGCTGAATTCTTTATTACAAAGATTGAATTTGAAAATCATCCTGTAATTCTTACATCTATACGAAATATTTCTGATAGAAAACAAGTCGAAAGAGCACTCTTCAAAGCAAATGAGGAGTTGAACGAGCGAACACAAGAAATACAAAATCAATCCATTTTTTTGCAATATCTCATAGATACTCTACCGATTCCGATCTTCTATAAAGATATCACAGGGATATACACTGGATGTAATACTGAATTTGAAAAATACTATGGGGCACCTCGTGACCGGATTATTGGAAAATCAGTGTATGATCTCTGGCCTGAAGAGATGGCCAAAATATATTATGAAGCTGATCTCGAAGTGTTTCAAACGCCAGCACACCAACAATATGAAACACAGATACGGTATCATGATGGTTCTGTACATGATGTTGTCTTTTATAAAGCACCGATTTTTACTGTATCAAATCAGGTAGACGGGTTAATTGGGACATTTTTGGATATTACTGAAAGAAAAAGAAGTGAGGAGGCCCTAAAAGAGAGTGAATCATTCAATCGTGGATTAGTTGAAAACCTTCCTGATTATATCGCAGTTTATGGATATGGCAAAAAAATTCTTTATGTAAATCCAGCATTAACGGCAGCACTAGGATATCAGTTTGATGAATTTGTATCTAAGCCAGTATTTTCATATATCGCTGATGAGTTCAGAATTAAAGTAGAGGAGATAATATCTTCCCGGATTCAGGGCAATGTCCCTCCCATTTATGAAGTAGATATTCTCTGTCGTGATAAAACCCGGAGATCCGTGATTGTCAAAGGTACCCATATCCAGTATCGCTATCAGCCGGCAATTCTTCTTTTGATGAATGATATTACCATTCGAAAACAGATTGAACAGGCATTAAAAGAGAACGAGGAGAAATTTGTCTCGATATTTAAAAAAACCCCAGATCCGGTTCTTATCCTGAATTCAACATACAATATCATTGAGGTCAACCGGGGATTTGAAAAATACTTTGATGATTCTCATACAGATGTCCATGGGAAAAATATTGATGATCTGGGTATCAGACTACATCAGGAAGACATCGAACTTCTTCTAAAGAAATGTGAAAACGATATTAATTCCTCTCATATTGAGATGGAACTGTTAAAGGGTTCAGGATCTCCATTTATTGCTGAAGTTGCGGTATCCCGGATTGCAGTCAATGATGAGCAATGTTTCATTGTCCAGATCCACGATATTGATGAGATTAGAAAAGCACATAAGGCGATCTCACAGGTTAACAATAAATTAAAGATCCTCTCCAGCATAACGAGGCATGATATCCTTAACCGGAATATGGTTACATCTGTCTATTCTGAAATGCTCCTTGAAGATGTGAAAGATCCTGATGCACAGCGAAAATTATTTGCAATCCGGCAATCTTCAGATGAAATTAAGAATCTTATTGAATTTACCGGGCAATACCAAAATATCGGCGAAACAGTTCCTACATGGCAGGTTCTAGAACAATTGTTTACGCTGCGGCCAATTCAGGGATTTCTATCTGGAATTAATTTAACCCTTGATATGGAGGGAATTGAGATCTATGCGGATAAAATGCTTGTAAAAGTGATCTACAACCTGGTTGAAAATTCTGTCAGACATGGGAAAAAAATTACTACTATCTCTCTTTCTAGTCATGAAGAGTCAGGAAATTTAGTGATATGGTATGAAGATGATGGAGGGGGAATCAGTCCTGAAGAGAAAGAAAAATCGTTTGATAAGGGTTTTGGAAAAAATACCGGACTTGGTCTCTTTCTGATCAGGGAAATTCTCTCGATTACCGGGATATCAATTATTGAGAATGGAATTTTTGGGGTTGGAGTTCGATTTGAGATAGTAGTTCCCGCAGGTACATGGAGATTGCCGTGCATAAACTGAATGTAATGAATCGGTGAGAAAATAACCAGTTCTCCGGATTCAGCTTTTATATTACTATGATGATCCATTCCCTGTTGTAACCATTCTAACGCAACTAGAAAACGGATAAGGGAAAAACATGATGAATAAGAATCAAGAAGTCCAGGTGGATTTCGAATATGGAACGCTAAAAGAGGTAATTGTTGGAATCCCCAACATTATCTATCCAGATATTACAAAGGCACACTGGGTGAAAGAAGCACTGAACATTCTTCCTGAAGATGAAGCCCAAAAAATAGTTGCCAATTCATATAAAGACTCAAAGGAGACCGGCCAGTATGAGTCGATGGAGAAGGAAAATCAGGAATTAATCAGCATCCTCCAAAGGCACAATATTATTATCCACCGGCCTGATTTGGTCACGAAAGAAAGGGCCATTTTAAATTTTGGTGAAGATTATCTCAGACTTTCTGGTGTCTCTCAACAATTTACCCGTGATCCATTCCTGGTTATTGGTAATCATGTAATTGAATGTTCCATGGGCTCTCTTTACCGCCGGTGCGATATCCTGGGTCTGAAAAACCTGTTCATTGAACGGTTGATAGGATCTAATGCACAGTGGATTGCCATGCCGTCTCTGGACTATTCCCGTATGATAAAAGGGAGTGATTTCGATAAAACTGCTTTTCCGGTTCTTGAAGGGGGTGATGTGATTGTCCTTGGAAAGAAAATATTTGTGGGAATCTCGCAGAATAAAACGACAGGATCAAGTATTCTCGGGTATCGCTGGTTGAAGGCATATCTTGAGCCCTTCGGGTATGATGTTCAGCAGATCTCTCTCCCTGAGACTCTCCTCCATCTCGATGTAGCGTTGTCAATTCCTAAACGAGGAGTAATTATTGTTTGTCCCGAAGCGTTTCCTGATGGTGTACCATCTTATTTCCAGGATTGGAAACAGATCACAGTAACAATCGATCAGGCTCGAAGACTAGCAGCAAATGGTCTTCCTCTTGATGAAAACCACTACATCATCGGGTATAACGATCATTTTTCCGGAACGGTAATCCTGGAAGCGCTTGAGAAGGAAGGAATAACAGTGTACCGGATTCCATTCGGAAATCATAATGCAGTAGGCGGTTCAATCCGCTGTAGTACCAATCCACTCGTCAGGGTTCTGCCACATAAATTGTAAACCTAAAATGACTATTTTTAGGTTTCTCTTTTTCCAGAGAAAATCTGTTGTATATCTTTACTACAAACAGGTATTCTAATATAGAAACGATCTCAACATACCTTTATCTATGGATCTTGTCAGAGCGTTTCTTTCACTCAGGTATGTCAGCATTATTGCTGTAATCTCCTCCTTTGTCGGTGCTGTGCTTCTCTTTATTCTTGGTGCTCTTAAAATTGTAGGAGCTCTCGGTGTTCTGTTCCTTGGAAAAGAGCCAATCTCTCTTCTTATTGAAGCTCACGGAGCAGAGTCTGCGACATCGGGAGTTGTTATTCTTGTAATAAACGCGATTGACAGTTTCCTTTTTGCTCTTATTCTCCTGATATTCTCGTATGGCATATATACGTTATTTATAAACAGTTCGTTGGTTGAGGAAGATCAATACCCTTCATGGATCAGGATCGGAAGCATAGCACAATTGAAACTTTATCTCACTCAAGTTGTCATTACTATTCTTTTTGTTCAATTCCTTGAGATTTCAATTGTGAGTGGGGAACATCTTGACTGGAAAGCGATTGTTCTGCCGGTCTCGATCCTCTGTCTTGCCGGGGCAATATACCTCATGCATGCCGGAAATAATGAACATTAATCTCCCGGAATCCTAATCTTTGAAATAAACTATTTTCTTATATCTGTTTATTCATTGGATGGAGTGTAAATCCAAGTTGGTTGCCATCTCTTCTCTTGTCATTGATACCAATTCACAATTTTTGATCTATGTAAAAAAAGATGGTTGTTCAGAGAAGTGGGGAGAATAATCTGGACATCGAGAGTTTGAGTTTGAGTTTAGGCGAAAGTGCAGCAAATCGCTCTGCATCCAGAGCAGAGCAGACCTCAAGATCAGAAAGGAAATACTGTTTCAGTTGTTTTGCAATATCATGATCATACATGATAGCATTGGTTTCAAAATTCAATTTGAAACTTCGAACATCCCAGTTCGCACTTCCAACTGAGGCTGCAACCTCATCAACGACAATTGTTTTCGCATGAATAAAACCGGTATCATATGTGTATGCTTTCACCCCGGATTCAATCAGTTGTTCGATATATGAAATG is from Methanospirillum lacunae and encodes:
- a CDS encoding PAS domain S-box protein, yielding MARNLVLEKMDDPYVILSPDALVLDMNPSFARVFNLKPSDSIGVDFKNVFSSWPEIVSIISHPDWESKKDYIFSLETGEKKKSYSIKKSIISETDTEILGTALTFHDISELESTRVLLAESNEELKSINIQLHDEIAERIKIEEALKRSELSVRTILDSIHDAVFVHDKNGTILEVNEQMLHIYGISDKAVITEFSNIKDYLNPDLPNEQIHAYWESVLSGKDELIEGIAISPLNKEPFDAEFFITKIEFENHPVILTSIRNISDRKQVERALFKANEELNERTQEIQNQSIFLQYLIDTLPIPIFYKDITGIYTGCNTEFEKYYGAPRDRIIGKSVYDLWPEEMAKIYYEADLEVFQTPAHQQYETQIRYHDGSVHDVVFYKAPIFTVSNQVDGLIGTFLDITERKRSEEALKESESFNRGLVENLPDYIAVYGYGKKILYVNPALTAALGYQFDEFVSKPVFSYIADEFRIKVEEIISSRIQGNVPPIYEVDILCRDKTRRSVIVKGTHIQYRYQPAILLLMNDITIRKQIEQALKENEEKFVSIFKKTPDPVLILNSTYNIIEVNRGFEKYFDDSHTDVHGKNIDDLGIRLHQEDIELLLKKCENDINSSHIEMELLKGSGSPFIAEVAVSRIAVNDEQCFIVQIHDIDEIRKAHKAISQVNNKLKILSSITRHDILNRNMVTSVYSEMLLEDVKDPDAQRKLFAIRQSSDEIKNLIEFTGQYQNIGETVPTWQVLEQLFTLRPIQGFLSGINLTLDMEGIEIYADKMLVKVIYNLVENSVRHGKKITTISLSSHEESGNLVIWYEDDGGGISPEEKEKSFDKGFGKNTGLGLFLIREILSITGISIIENGIFGVGVRFEIVVPAGTWRLPCIN
- a CDS encoding YqhA family protein; translated protein: MDLVRAFLSLRYVSIIAVISSFVGAVLLFILGALKIVGALGVLFLGKEPISLLIEAHGAESATSGVVILVINAIDSFLFALILLIFSYGIYTLFINSSLVEEDQYPSWIRIGSIAQLKLYLTQVVITILFVQFLEISIVSGEHLDWKAIVLPVSILCLAGAIYLMHAGNNEH